The proteins below are encoded in one region of Bacillota bacterium:
- the cas4 gene encoding CRISPR-associated protein Cas4 yields MGQDATGEILPLRVSDLKQFMYCPRVVYYQYVLPVERKVTHKMEHGQLEHLELDRLEKRRKLVEYGLDEGERRFHVHLRSDRLGLTGILDLLLVTPRGYFPVEFKYSTREPALNHKYQLTAYAVLVEEQFSRAVRTGFLYMSPGKRIQPVDITENMRIHLRRMMGAIRRMIAQERVPARTRSGARCRDCEYRRFCGDVT; encoded by the coding sequence ATGGGCCAGGATGCGACCGGCGAGATCCTGCCGCTGCGCGTGAGCGACCTCAAGCAGTTCATGTACTGCCCCCGCGTGGTGTACTACCAGTACGTGTTGCCGGTGGAGCGGAAGGTGACTCACAAGATGGAGCACGGCCAACTGGAACACCTGGAACTCGATCGCCTGGAGAAGCGGCGCAAGCTGGTTGAGTACGGCCTGGACGAGGGGGAACGCCGCTTCCACGTGCACCTGCGCTCTGATCGCCTGGGGTTGACGGGTATCCTCGACCTGTTGCTGGTCACCCCTCGCGGTTACTTCCCCGTGGAGTTCAAGTACTCCACGCGGGAGCCGGCGCTCAACCACAAGTACCAACTGACCGCCTACGCCGTACTGGTTGAGGAGCAGTTCAGTCGCGCCGTGCGGACGGGATTCCTCTACATGTCTCCCGGCAAGCGCATCCAGCCGGTGGACATCACGGAGAACATGCGCATCCACCTGCGCCGGATGATGGGTGCCATCCGCCGCATGATCGCCCAGGAAAGGGTGCCCGCCCGCACCCGGTCGGGCGCCCGTTGTCGTGACTGCGAGTACCGTCGCTTTTGCGGCGACGTCACGTAG
- the cas2 gene encoding CRISPR-associated endonuclease Cas2, producing the protein MQTLVIYDIVDDRLRTKISETCKDYGLQRIQYSAFFGYLNRNRREELQQRLKRLLGRKEGNIQIYPLCDKDMALRVEIQYKPPPVRE; encoded by the coding sequence GTGCAGACCCTGGTGATATACGACATCGTGGATGACCGCCTGCGCACGAAGATCTCGGAGACCTGCAAGGACTACGGGCTCCAGCGCATCCAGTACAGCGCCTTCTTCGGCTATCTCAACCGCAACCGGCGGGAGGAACTCCAGCAGAGGCTCAAGCGCCTGCTGGGCAGGAAAGAAGGGAACATCCAGATCTACCCTCTGTGCGACAAGGACATGGCGCTGCGGGTGGAGATCCAGTACAAGCCTCCTCCCGTCCGGGAGTAA
- a CDS encoding DevR family CRISPR-associated autoregulator: protein MGTVFSVGISARLVLDMHSLNNEGTEGNQQLTRMVHIIDHAGQRAVVNAISGDMFKHIFVEHLVPLLEEAGEPLSPGAKILDADRINALNPAFVDFCEKEQSFTVNGRTEKRMAMESEILDKMLQDCSLTDIAGALVTRRRAVGRKSTVEFGWVVGLPDRTVTEQYFHVKYAPEGRAAATGADTVAGRQAIFHRPASSGIYALVCNLDVCRIGANDVTRKAAVPAASRKARAVAAVWALAATLLKPAGAQRNTQNPHIVACEGAVAVSSSSLPAPVFSPLSDRYADEVGRAAEILNAMRPGSVEVRQFRTLSEGMEILANIAESLEVPGA from the coding sequence ATGGGTACAGTGTTCTCTGTCGGGATTAGCGCGCGCCTCGTTCTGGACATGCACAGTCTGAACAACGAAGGTACCGAAGGGAACCAACAGTTGACGAGGATGGTGCACATCATCGATCACGCCGGACAGCGGGCAGTGGTAAACGCCATAAGCGGCGACATGTTCAAGCATATCTTCGTGGAACACCTGGTTCCTCTGCTGGAAGAAGCCGGGGAGCCCCTATCCCCGGGAGCGAAGATTCTAGATGCCGACCGTATCAACGCACTTAACCCCGCCTTCGTTGACTTCTGTGAAAAGGAGCAGTCCTTTACGGTCAACGGTAGAACCGAAAAGCGGATGGCAATGGAGTCCGAGATCCTCGACAAGATGCTCCAGGACTGCAGCTTGACCGACATCGCGGGTGCCCTCGTAACCCGCAGGCGTGCCGTTGGCCGTAAGTCCACCGTCGAATTCGGCTGGGTGGTGGGCCTCCCGGATCGAACCGTGACAGAACAGTATTTCCACGTCAAGTATGCCCCTGAGGGGCGGGCTGCGGCTACAGGCGCAGACACGGTTGCGGGACGTCAGGCCATATTCCATCGTCCCGCTTCTTCCGGCATATACGCACTCGTCTGCAACCTCGATGTCTGCAGAATCGGAGCAAACGATGTCACCCGGAAGGCGGCCGTCCCGGCGGCATCGCGCAAAGCACGAGCCGTAGCCGCGGTCTGGGCGCTGGCAGCGACTTTGCTCAAGCCTGCAGGGGCTCAACGAAACACGCAAAACCCCCACATTGTGGCATGTGAAGGCGCGGTCGCGGTCTCCTCGAGTTCCCTGCCTGCCCCCGTGTTCAGTCCGCTGAGCGACCGCTACGCTGACGAGGTGGGCCGAGCCGCAGAGATCCTGAACGCCATGCGTCCCGGGAGTGTGGAGGTGCGTCAGTTCAGGACCTTGTCCGAAGGGATGGAGATCCTGGCCAACATCGCTGAATCTCTGGAAGTACCGGGGGCGTGA
- the cas1 gene encoding CRISPR-associated endonuclease Cas1, protein MIVDQYGAFVGKRSERLVVRQGKEVLVEVPFVSVEQVTIASGGVSVSSDAIRECVEQGIQINFLSGSGKPYAKITSPHLSGMVITRREQLLAYYDERGLQLARSFVEGKIRNQINVLKYFAKHRRSIDAALHRRLYEAAERMDAVRAELHDLEASNVEAIRGQMMSIEGRAADEYWQMVGEVILGKVEFVGRERRGATDPFNSMLNYGYGILYQQASGALLLAGLEPYGGFLHADRSGKPSLVLDFVEEFRAQVVDRTIIAMISRGFEPQMEEGRLTQPTRREVADRVLERLESTERYEGEKHKVKTIMQRQARHLATFVRREGNYRPFVATW, encoded by the coding sequence GTGATTGTGGATCAATATGGGGCGTTCGTGGGGAAACGGTCAGAGCGCCTGGTGGTCCGCCAGGGCAAAGAGGTGCTGGTGGAGGTCCCGTTCGTGAGCGTAGAGCAGGTGACCATTGCCTCGGGCGGGGTGAGCGTGTCGTCCGACGCCATCCGCGAGTGCGTGGAGCAGGGGATTCAGATCAACTTCCTTTCCGGATCGGGGAAACCGTACGCAAAGATCACCTCGCCCCACCTGTCCGGCATGGTTATCACCCGGCGCGAGCAACTCCTGGCGTACTACGACGAGCGGGGCCTCCAGCTGGCACGCTCCTTCGTGGAGGGGAAAATCCGCAACCAGATCAACGTCCTCAAGTACTTCGCGAAGCACCGCCGGAGCATCGACGCCGCGCTGCACCGCCGGCTGTATGAGGCGGCCGAGAGGATGGATGCCGTCAGAGCGGAGCTGCACGATCTCGAGGCATCCAACGTGGAAGCCATACGCGGGCAGATGATGTCCATCGAAGGGCGGGCCGCGGACGAGTACTGGCAGATGGTGGGTGAGGTCATCCTGGGCAAGGTGGAGTTCGTGGGCCGGGAGAGGCGGGGCGCCACCGATCCCTTCAACTCCATGCTCAACTACGGCTACGGCATCCTCTACCAGCAGGCTTCCGGGGCCCTGCTGCTGGCCGGGCTGGAGCCATACGGAGGGTTCCTGCACGCCGACCGCTCCGGCAAGCCCAGCCTGGTCCTGGACTTCGTGGAAGAGTTCCGGGCCCAGGTGGTGGATCGCACCATCATCGCCATGATCAGCCGCGGTTTCGAGCCCCAGATGGAGGAAGGCCGCCTCACCCAGCCCACCCGCAGGGAGGTGGCCGACCGCGTCCTGGAGAGGCTGGAGTCCACCGAGCGGTACGAGGGGGAGAAGCACAAGGTGAAGACCATCATGCAGAGGCAGGCCCGACACCTGGCCACCTTCGTGCGGCGGGAGGGCAACTACCGGCCCTTCGTGGCCACCTGGTGA
- the cas4a gene encoding type I-A CRISPR-associated protein Cas4/Csa1 has product MYFLTEEERKRLLKGLIPKSRQNEVNEDLRGWNWNRPPLEPLYDVKLALYEVASRYCPTGRDLFLRRVHKVKPPPNRAMTLGSVFHDTLVSIMVRAKRLIYEKGVAGYQEIVQTLREPDPAPLERHRASLGDEGFEEVMRRCRIIWEFEAARIIARIQEYLAKQPYIGEDSLVSLAIPVVVEQKLDGSFLGLSANLSADAFTFSEPMVLDLKFGDRRPFHRLTTAGYALVMEALHEYPINVGCLIYAEFREDRLVISKDFHLIDDEVRQWFIEERDEKMRMIAEEIDPGRADDCHPACPYHPTCWPSDGRQPGPRSRRSGN; this is encoded by the coding sequence GTGTATTTCCTGACCGAGGAGGAGCGCAAGCGCCTGCTGAAGGGCCTTATCCCCAAGTCCAGGCAGAACGAGGTGAACGAGGACCTGCGGGGCTGGAACTGGAACCGGCCGCCCCTCGAGCCTCTTTACGACGTCAAACTGGCCCTGTACGAGGTGGCTTCCCGGTACTGCCCCACCGGGCGCGACCTGTTCCTGCGCCGGGTGCACAAGGTGAAGCCTCCTCCCAACAGGGCCATGACACTCGGCTCCGTCTTCCACGACACCCTGGTCAGCATCATGGTCCGCGCCAAGAGGCTGATCTACGAGAAGGGGGTGGCCGGGTACCAGGAAATTGTGCAGACGCTGAGGGAACCCGATCCCGCGCCCCTGGAGCGCCACCGGGCATCGCTGGGAGACGAGGGCTTCGAGGAGGTAATGCGCCGGTGCCGCATCATCTGGGAGTTCGAGGCGGCCCGCATCATCGCTCGCATTCAGGAATACCTGGCCAAGCAGCCCTATATCGGGGAGGACTCGCTGGTGTCGCTGGCCATCCCGGTGGTGGTGGAGCAGAAGCTGGACGGGTCCTTCCTCGGTCTCAGCGCCAACCTGAGCGCAGACGCCTTCACATTCTCCGAGCCCATGGTGCTGGACCTCAAGTTCGGCGACCGTCGCCCCTTTCACCGGCTCACGACCGCTGGTTATGCACTGGTGATGGAGGCCCTGCACGAGTATCCGATCAACGTGGGTTGCCTGATCTATGCCGAGTTCCGTGAAGACCGCCTGGTTATCTCCAAGGACTTCCACCTGATCGACGATGAGGTGAGGCAGTGGTTCATCGAGGAGCGGGACGAGAAGATGCGCATGATCGCCGAGGAGATCGACCCCGGCCGCGCGGACGATTGCCATCCCGCCTGTCCGTACCACCCGACCTGCTGGCCATCGG